A single genomic interval of Mycobacterium sp. DL592 harbors:
- a CDS encoding LysR family transcriptional regulator, producing the protein MNLSGVDLNLLVVLHAVLEERSATRAAARLHLTQPAVSNALARLRVLLGDPLVVRGGRGLSPTPAALAIQPRLDAALRLVEGIVRDLDDFDMATTTREWVVAFADLYGPLVLPGLDRRLQRDAPRSRIRVAALDRISVVDALATGEIDLYLGIPTTVPSAWHSEPVFTDDLVGVIAAHHPDANSGMTLDRFVELPHAHVRISPGRGREVDDALARLGYTRRIYLTVSHYSSLFPVVENGHCIAIAPRRLAQYHARMSAITLFELPLALPTYDVQLFWHERVDNDPGTAALRNILREVLDAKSSEIENPSPDSRAVAPGRVP; encoded by the coding sequence ATGAATCTTTCGGGCGTTGATCTCAACCTCCTTGTCGTGCTCCACGCGGTTCTAGAGGAACGCAGCGCCACCAGGGCCGCAGCACGGTTGCACCTGACTCAGCCGGCGGTCTCGAATGCGCTGGCGCGTCTGCGTGTGCTGTTGGGTGATCCGTTAGTGGTGCGCGGCGGTCGAGGCCTTAGTCCGACTCCTGCCGCGCTGGCAATCCAACCTCGACTCGATGCCGCACTGCGCCTCGTCGAAGGCATAGTGCGCGATCTTGACGACTTCGATATGGCGACGACAACCCGAGAGTGGGTTGTAGCCTTCGCCGATCTGTACGGGCCACTCGTCCTGCCTGGGCTTGACCGCCGGCTGCAGCGGGACGCACCCCGGTCCCGGATTCGCGTTGCGGCGTTGGATCGCATCAGCGTTGTCGATGCCCTAGCGACCGGCGAGATTGATTTGTATCTAGGGATACCCACAACCGTCCCGTCAGCGTGGCACTCAGAACCTGTTTTCACCGACGACCTTGTCGGTGTCATCGCCGCCCACCATCCCGACGCCAACAGTGGCATGACACTCGACCGCTTCGTCGAGCTACCCCACGCCCACGTCCGGATCAGCCCGGGCCGAGGGCGCGAAGTCGACGACGCTCTGGCTCGTCTCGGTTATACGCGACGCATCTATCTCACCGTGTCGCACTACAGCTCGCTATTCCCCGTCGTCGAAAACGGTCACTGCATCGCGATTGCCCCCCGCCGCCTAGCCCAATACCACGCACGCATGTCAGCAATCACCCTCTTCGAGCTACCACTTGCGCTACCGACCTACGACGTCCAACTGTTCTGGCACGAGCGGGTTGACAACGACCCAGGGACCGCAGCCCTCCGCAACATCCTCCGGGAAGTCCTTGACGCCAAATCATCCGAAATCGAAAACCCGTCGCCCGACTCGCGGGCCGTCGCCCCAGGCCGTGTGCCCTAG